The DNA sequence TTGCATGACGCGATCTGTTTCTTTGATTTATCAAACTAGGGTTGATACATAGGAAATTTACATGATGTCTTCTGAGTTATCTCATTtccattctttcttcttctttttttcaatttggaTGGAATATGATTCACTTCTCCTGAGAGACTAGTTAATGGATGTGAATCATATCTCCTGCAACTAAGTAAATACTGGTGGTTAGGGCTCAATTTGTTTAGTTCAGTTAAGTGGAATTCTGGCAATCTCAATGCTAACTCGATGGAGATGTGAATTTTTGCCTGAAAAACGGTTTACAGTGTATTTCTTGGTCGTTGTAACCTTTTTAGTATTTGCCTCATGTTGCGAATGGATTACCATTATGCAAAGCCGTTCTGTATTTCTGTTCATCCTTCTCTCATGTTATAGTTTTTCACATGTATTAAATGATCTACTTAAATCTCTTGGAAGTGAAGCTCTGATGCAACCTTGTGCTTTTGCAGCTTCTATTTGTAAGCCTtactcgtttttttttttttttcctctcttatttgttttggtttttttgtgtgtgtgtgtgtgtgtgtttgaggGGGGCGGGCGGGCGGGCGGCGTTCTTAGATTTCCAATTCACAGTATTTGAAATCTTTGGGTGCCAATGAGTTGTTCATTATAATGAATGTTGGCCAGCAGCATCTGTGAACGTCAAAGTATTGTGCTCTGACCTTTTTTTTCCTGTCAACTGCTTAGCTTTGTCAAAAAGGCCTTTCTGTCAAAATGCATTATCTATCTCTGCTTCCTTCATATGTTTCAACCAAAATTTTTAGATGTAACTCTAGGAATCTTGTCAAGGTGGCACTTTTAATAAGACAATCAATTTATCAATACGAGCTCCACATTGATGCAATGGTGTCGGACCATATTGTGGATTGTTGCAATGATATGCAACGGGGTGGTTCCCCCACTGTCATTAACAGCCGTTAGCATGAATAGTTAGCTAGATGCAATTATAAATTTGTTTGCTTCTTTGCTTCTTGTATATGTACTTGGCTATGCCTTTGCAATCATAGAATCTTTGGTTGGTTATTAAAAGGAAAGCATTATTTTGTTTGCTTATGGAATGTGCCTCTTGTTGActggtttatttatttgtttttttaagctGGAAGTCGGCATGGGAAATCGACCCGTGAAGCAACAAAAAAGGGAAGAGGTACTATTGAAGATTGTGCCTCCTCTGGATCCTGCATATGCTCGGTGGCTTGCTCGGGACATTGAGCGGATGCATGGCTATACTCCAAGAAATCCGCGTGCTGTGAAGCCGCCAGAACATTATATCGAATACATGCGCTTGAATGGATGGTTGGATGTGGATTTGGATGATCCTGATCTCGCCCATTTATTCAAGTAATTAATCAagtacttatccaaaaaaattcCAGTTCAAATGTAGCTTAAATATAAAGTACCAGTCGGTTGGAAAGTTGGGGAGGCGATAGGCCTTGGCTTGTAGAAGTCGGCCAGTTGTAGTTTTGTTTGCTCTATGTGCATTATTACAAGGTGTTCTGAATTCTGATAAGGCTCCTGAACagcatcttatatatatatatatatatatatatatatatcttcttgtTTCTGAGAAGATAGTTTTCATAATTGAAGTCTATCCTTACCAAGATCCAAAGCTGTTGTGTTTTGACCAAATTAATACAATCAACAAAATGTAGAATTAAAGCATCGTCCTTCGCACGCTGTAGTTGAAAAGGAAAGGCTGAGATGAGCAAATTATAGTGTCTTTTCGTGAAGTTATTATTCGAGGACCAGATGTTAGGTTTGACTCTCCTAATCTCATTCGTTATGACGTTCACATGCAAGATTAGATGGCTGCATGAAGCCCCCAGCCTAGGAAATGCTTCCATGGCGAGGTGTTCAAAGCAAAGTCTGGCCAATGTGAaagaatgtttttttattattcttttgattAAGATCTTTTTATCGTAAAACAAATAGTTAAGTGTTTGTTTGAAAAAAGtttctatctcaaaatttttatttaatttcttttctttctcaaatatcatttaaatataaacattttaaaattaattattataattttttaaatctctaaataaaaataatattaaaaattatattctaataatatttttttaaccttataatattttttattctattttttctctattctttttcaatactctataaaatttaaacttaaaatatcttattactattcataaactatcttattattatttacaaaatttccatctcatctcactccacAAGCATGTCCTAAGGATGCTGGTATATCCACATGTGGCCTACCCAAATCCCTTGCCTAGGTCCCACCACCTGTCACAGGCAGATAATCTATTTTGGAGCCCTATTTCGaatttcatctctaaattatgtatgtaaatttatttctttgatactttcatatttcatccctaaatttttatgtaaatttgtgtgattttaatttatatctttGATACTTTGCATGTTGTCAAATGGTTAGTACTTTGTTAATTGAAGTGAATGgtaattattgttttattgtATGTGATCATAATACTTCTACAAGCCCAAATACCACTGACATTCGTCCCCTACACCTATCTTTACCTGAATGCCTATGGgtccacccaaaaaaaaaaagaaaatacatttgtAGTGTGGGGGACCACTTTAGAAAATTAGAGGATAGTAACCCCAATGACCACGGGCCATAGGTAAAATGTAACTATTGTGGTATTTTCTATAGTTGCCAATATAAATGATATGGCACttcccaaataaaaaaaaccaagtacaagaacaatgcaagaagaatcCCATAAGATGCGTCGTACTTGAGAAAAATCAAAGTCGATAGGAGATTGTACTTCAAAAGACAACAGATGAGAGTAGTAGGGTTAATACATTGAAAGAGTTTGTGAAATTTGACCCAGATAGGTGTGAAAGGTCTTTAGTTCGTATGATCATAATTGACGAGCAACCATTTAGATTTGTGAATGGTGAAGAGTTGCAAATCTACTCTAAGGACTTGGAGCCTTGTTTAATATTTCCTTTTGGCACACGGTGGTGAAATATGTTCTTAAAATATATGGACTTTAAGAATGATTTATTAAagaatttatcaaatatttaaagagTATGCCTTATAAGTGATACACAgatatcaatacaaaatttgaactataTATGTCATATTGCACATTTTCTAGAGAGTGATTGAAACTTGAACAGGAAAATTCTTAAGTTTTGTTTGATTACCAATCACAAAGATGACATTATTGGGAAGGTGGTGGAATCCGAAATAAGAGAGTGGGGTTTGGAGTAAGTTTTATCAATTACATTGGATCATGCATCTTCTAATGATACCGCACTTTACTACTAGAAGAATAAGGTCAAAGAAGAAAATATGTTCATCTTAGGTGGTGAGCTGTTACATGTGCAATATTGTGCACATGTCCTTAACCTTATTGTGACTAGTGGtttgaaagatgttaaaaacttggTTCAAAAGTAAGAAATGCAGTGAGTCCTATGAGGCCTTCACCGCGAGACTTCAGAAATTCAAGACTTTTCTTTATGATGTATCTAAAAAGATGTGTCTTGATGTTCCTACAAAATGGAactcaacctttttttttttaaatgttagaaATGGCCAAACAATATAGAAAATGTCTTTGATGTCACGGGAGATGAGAATATGCAATGTGTTTGTTACTTTGATGAGGAACAAGAGAGAAGAGATCAGTGCATCCCAAAGATGGGAATGGAAAAATGTGTGAGCCTTTATTATGATGTCACATGCACCATATTAGCTTTTCGTATGTGACATGAAATGAAGATTGTCAACGAGCTTGTTAGGTATAGAAGCAATTTGATAAAATATGTAACATTATTGAACTTGCTTTACGTACTATGGCATTGAATACGAGActaaagtattaaaaatatttgaaagattTTAGTAAGATAAAAGCTTTGCTATATGTTGTTGTTATTCTTAACTTGCACTACAAAATTATTAGAATGATATATGGGTTCGAAAACATCATTGGGAAGGGTGGACCAATGTCTATTAGACACCCTCAATAGATGTATGATAAGTTTGCCTCATTCAAGGGAGTTAATATTGAGGTTCCATCATATAACAACCCGCATCTCTAGAGCTTGTAAAGATAGAGAGACCAGATGCTAATAACTCAAGCATAAATTTTTTGtaccaaatataaaaatttaatgacatttataaaataaagttgaATATTGCATTAAAACAAAACTCTCAAAATATCGTTGTTTgaaaacatataattaaaagaGTAAAATGTTTTGTactacaatttcatttcaacTGAGATaatagagagaaaatgaagTCTTGTCAATGTCTCAAGCCTCAATATCCTTGTCATTCCTCGGATTAGCATCCCCACTAGCAACATCTTCGTAAGCTTTCTCACCTAGAGTGGAAAAagcataagaaaaaataaatgagtcaaATACTTAGTAAAAACCACATAATGCAATAAACATAATATAAACGCATGGTTTCAGTTAACATTAATATTCTTGAGAAATATTACTTTAGATCATAAGATATTTACCTCAGAACATTATAGAAAATATACTTTTACCATAGtgtattacaaaaaaaaaaaaaaaaaatcattttctcaaCCTCAAAGCATCAATCATTCGTTTTGTTAATCTCATCCTTTAAGGCCATTACACATTGTTAACTCACGTGTGTTAGGGTTAGCGACATGTGCGATCAATTGTTCTTCCCATAGCTAGTGGATAATAACCGAAGCTCAGGAATGGGTCATCACTACATGTACCACCACTGATGCATTCCAACGTTGCCATCTCTCGCAACCTCATGGTGCCATCCTCATTCATATATGACCCATTCATTAATCTCATCAAACACATgtagttatattattttttttttcattaaactCACCTTACCACgcatctcattttttaaaatatatactatataatattcagttACATCATCATTTATGCAAACTCTAAAATCACTTACAATTACCTTCATCATAAATAGGATTCACAAAATGGGGCTACTAACGAAAGTTCATACATATGGATACTTTCATAAATCCTTACTACTTACACATAATTGTAAATGAGGCCTTAAAGTCACATAAAACAATTTATGGAAGAACGTGATCATAGTTACTTACCTCGGTCCTTGTGCTAATAGTGCATGTATCCAAGATTTAAACCAAACCTATAATATTTCAGTAGTGTCATAAGTATTCTTAATCATCATATGTTATAGTAACATGATAgtcttccttcttttgttttcccttGTTCGGGCGGACAAATGCTTGTCACCAACCCTTAATTGCACAATTGTGGTGGCTTAGTACGGTAGAGGTATGTTAGATAGCTCTTGTCCTCCTTTGTTTTTGGTTGACAAAATAGAGTGTGTGAAATGTGATTTTGTGTATTAAGCATGGGTAATAAATGCTACTACGATAGATAGGATTTTAGTGATAGTCCATGAACAGCATATGAATGAGGTCTTAGTGGCATCTGAATATGATGACTTCACACAACTTTTCCACCCTCAAAATGTTATTCTTTCTCATGTGGTTGAGTCTAAACTCACAAATCTTAGTAGCAAAAAGATGAGGGGGAAGGAAGAATAATAGAAAAGGTTGAAAATTTTGGGAAGTGATTTATGAAGAATGTATTTATAGGATGGTGAGTCGACTAGAGATGCGACGTTACCTATTTCATACATTACGTTGGTATAGTTACTCTAGCTACTAGGCAAGGTCTTATGGACAGGTCACTGTTTGGGTCGCGGTTTGACTTTCATGAAAGCTTCCGTCTTATTTTTAGGAGCGTAAAAATAAACCGAAAAATCTGCTTAGACCGGTTGGTTCATCCGGCTTCCGATTAGTTTGGTCTGGAATCAGTTTTATGTTTTCCAATACTGAACCAAATCGattcacaattatatatattattaattattaatattatatataatacattttatattatatattttttatataatatatataattatgtatcaaaataatataatataatttatagcataacattttaatcttaaatatgaatatttattcgatcatatattttaaatataaaaatatatatatattaaataaattttattgcctAATGGattctcaacatatttcttttgataaatacattagtaatactaatacactTAATATATTACAATCAAAAAACCGGAAGTACCGATTTAGCAAAGTAACCAATGCGTaatcgattttaaaaaatgcaaaatcgaTGTTATTGGTTTGgtcttaaattttgtccaaaaccaaaccaaaccaaactggTTATACCCTTACTTATTTTGAGTTTCTAGAATAATTTCCAACCAGAGTTGTCTCTATCCCTCTCCAAAAATTCGTATACTAAAACAtctagagcattggcaatgaccaagtctaaaatttagctaaaatgttgtattttggccataatATGGACTTCTAGCTAGATTAGTCCATATTGGACTAGCAATCCCCaagttcaaataataatataatattatttattttaataatatttgatgattatttttattattttataaatacactaCATGTAGGAAGTTGTTATTCATTTGAAATTTCCTTTGAACTCTTTGGAGGGGGGTCAATTTCACTAGCATACAAGCTGTAGGAAATTCTTAAACCTCACCCTCTAGCGTGGTACTGATACTGAAAAGCATTAAAATCTACTAAATTGAACCTTTTGCAGCTATATAGCATGGTTTGATGGTTTTTTCTACACTTTGAGGCCAAAGAAGATAAAGCATTACCTCTAAAAAGGTATCATGAAAGAAAGAGATATAATTcattgagttttatatattctatCTGTTCACTTGTGGAAATATACTCCAAAACAGTCTACAAATTACCAAAACAATCCACAAATTAGAAATACAATCCACTAATATATCCAAAAACAGtccaaaaattaccaaaacagtCCACTATTAccaaaatagtttataaattactaaaattgtTCAGAAATTACCAAAATAATCCATTAATCAGTACATTAATTTAGTTGCTTACCCAACCACTTGTTTATCCAACCCATAGAGAAAATGGACCAAAAAAATTCGATTTTCTCCACAAAGTTTAATCCCTAAAACTCATTGTCAAAACAGTTTCAAaacaagaaaagggaaaaaaaaaaagtcatcttTCTTCTGCTAAAGTTTTTTTTAGCTCATCCATGGAAAATCCCCAATGATTTACCTAAAAAGCAACTGAAAAGCAAACATGTTCCAAGTGTTTAAGGTCCAGTTTTTTCCTAGGTGGTATTTTTACCATATAattcagtgtttttttttttttttggtgtatttttcatgttgcaTGCAAGTAACAACCCAACACAACACAACACAAGTCCATTAATGTACCATAATGTCTGGATAAGTACAATATGGCTTGTGAAATGTATAAAGATAGCTTAAGAAAAAACTTTTATGACAAGTACAATATGAAGAAGATTACAAATACCAAGTAAAAACCAATGAACTTATGCTCCTGAATCTCAGATGCATTCAAtaaaaaccaaacaaccaaggaAATGATAGTATATATCCCACAAGCCAATCTCACCACACATAAGCATGACggtattatatatacatgtaatatCATATTCTAAACACTAACTTCAAATTGTTAAATCATGATGGGTTGGATAAAATGGTCAGTATAAAACATTTGGTTTGttaaaaacagaggaaaaattTTGTCAGCATAAAATAATTGAACAAGCCCAGAAAACTGGAATTCTTGCTATTCCTCAGTAGAAATGCATGGCTATTCCTAAAGGTTCttttctttgtatttatttaactaaaaaacTGGAAAATCTTAGAATAAGAAGGGAACCACAATCCTACCAatttataaacaacaaataccAAATCATTTACCCAAATCGCGATCTCTTGTGGCAAATTCTTGGAGGAAATCCTTCAACCTTCTGGACAACAATTCACCTACAAGGAAAAGGGTTCAACACATCAATGGTCATTTGAAGCAAAATACACGGTGATTCATACACTCGATGAAGAGAAAATGGGAGAAAATCGAAAGAGAAGAGGGTTATGGAAAGCCTTGCACACACAaacagagaagagggagagaggagtGAGGAAGAGAAATAACTGTGCTAGAAGATGTAGAAGAACGTGGGTGATGGAGACAAGGAGGCAAGGTGGGTTGAAAAAGAGACGAACGTGGGGTGATTTTGggagaagaatgaaacaaagagGAAATGGGGGTGAATCGGTGATTACGGGAccaaggaagagaaaaaactaGAGAAGCAGAGTGTAGGagttagataaaataataaaatagaaatttggTCTGTGTACAGCTCTCCAGATATGCTAAGTGACTAAGAATTACTGTAGTTGTAGTTTCTAACTTTTCATCTATGGCTAGTCAGATGCTAAGGAAAATAACCAACAAAGTTTAAATTTTGGACTTGCATTAGGCAATGGcgaggccattgccaatgctctaaaggCTAACACTCTCATCTTATCCTAACCTAGACCTCATAATATTCGTAATAATTCTAGTATACGTGTACGATAGATATAACAACTAAGAACCAATCATGCATTAAAGTACTCTAATTATTACTTACGACTAACCGAGGTTTACACATCCCCATCGTATTGCCTTTTATCGACGCCGGGAGTGCGAGAAAGCATAAGCGACGTATGAGGTTTAGTTatgtcaaaaaacaaaaaaagaatttaaaccAACAATCAGATTTGGAAATGTACTTTTCAGTGTACCCTTATGTgaataattttaacattttaagttGGTGGAGAATAAATATCTTGTTATAAAAAAgatagcttgtaatattttgacCATTCCTATTTTTACAATAGCCTTAGAGTCTGGATTGAGCACTAGAGGCACATATTATTTATGAGTTAATTGTCTCCTAACACTGTAGAGGCTTTAATTTGCattcaaaatttgattaaaGGGAAATAGATTGAGATTTAGAGGTGGTGGACTTTGTGGAGAGCTACGAGGAGGAGGATCAAGATGGAAGCTGTAAAggtaaaaattggctaggattagatgactatatgataaggcttatcttatcattatatttgaaattaatggatgaatgtaaaataattattgatttatctttaaataatattgagtctatctagaagtcttagaggttgtttagataagtcattaaGGTAAAAAGCAAGTCCATGAGGATCTGAATTTATCCAGAACAAAAGCTGAACTAGAAATTAGTCACTGCAGAAGagagttatcgcgaaatgtcaGCAATTCTTCAGGAGACGTTCCCACGACAGATTCTATTCGTCAGTAGAATCCTAATTTAACTACTCTTttcagattatttatttaaaagatcCTATTGGTTAGGATCTGTAAAGATTCAGATCTATATATTTTCTAGAGTACTTTCTTGTatatattttggtgagaaaattccttagtgaattttcatatttgtgatctttctttgagtgtgatcgtgcttcaagtgtgaaagatcatcgattggatttcagtcACTGGAGTTCCAGGGGGAAAGTCAATAATTTGaaaatcgccagaggttctggttgctactgcggtagaaaaCAAATGGGTCATTTGTCTGGATAAGTAAGATAGTCAAGTtataaaggttttgtaattgaaaattacttgttattgatttttaaacaataaaattgattttcctgggtttggctggcCCGTaagattttacctttaaagagttctttaaagggtttccatttgtaaccaatcgttgtgtcttacaagtttgattattttctttaagtatttaattcatttaataatCGTATTATTGAGATCTAACAAATTTGTTCCAGGATAttagtagacaatttcgtgattTTATAAGAATACTTGagaaatttcaattggcatcagagcgtggttcactcattcgaaTGTGATCtgtgcccttgtagatcatgtcgatGTCATTGTATGTCACACCATACTTCGATGATGATATAGATCTCATTGTAAggaaattaagaaaattcttgttttacaagaaaactaatgaaaaacaaaaatgaggtAAGAAATTTTC is a window from the Carya illinoinensis cultivar Pawnee chromosome 14, C.illinoinensisPawnee_v1, whole genome shotgun sequence genome containing:
- the LOC122293193 gene encoding uncharacterized protein LOC122293193 isoform X1 encodes the protein MEGPLYHASSIRNSSIRSDWLSLAVWLQRKLEVGMGNRPVKQQKREEVLLKIVPPLDPAYARWLARDIERMHGYTPRNPRAVKPPEHYIEYMRLNGWLDVDLDDPDLAHLFK
- the LOC122293193 gene encoding uncharacterized protein LOC122293193 isoform X2 — protein: MGNRPVKQQKREEVLLKIVPPLDPAYARWLARDIERMHGYTPRNPRAVKPPEHYIEYMRLNGWLDVDLDDPDLAHLFK